A genomic segment from Portunus trituberculatus isolate SZX2019 chromosome 14, ASM1759143v1, whole genome shotgun sequence encodes:
- the LOC123503622 gene encoding sericin-1-like: MAILSRSCLVSLQEEASLKKEFLCIWFSFSHPSIMRWTVIVVVVWVAAVGVGRSAKLGHHGAGCDCEEDTGPVGSFFVAPLPSGGTHTSFAGFGTPSKAEDVKGASFSTSGSGGTAAAAGSGSRGASVTTGGHHAAGTHSTSRGTYSQTVHGATSGASGAAGFRGSTVSGGHVSSTGSSSFSSFAG, encoded by the exons ATGGCGATCTTGTCTCGTAGTTGCTTGGTGAGTCTCCAAGAAGAAGCATCACTGAAAAAGGAATTCCTGTGTATTTGGTTTTCGTTCAGTCATCCGTCCATCA TGCGCTGgacggtgatagtggtggtagtgtgggtgGCGGCAGTGGGGGTGGGGCGCTCCGCCAAGCTTGGCCACCATGGAGCGGGTTGCGACTGTGAGGAGGACACCGGGCCGGTGGGCAGCTTCTTCGTGGCGCCGCTGCCCTCCGGTGGAACCCACACCTCCTTTGCCGG CTTTGGTACGCCGTCCAAGGCGGAGGATGTGAAGGGAGCATCCTTCAGCACCAGTGGATCAGGGGGGACAGCAGCAGCTGCCGGCAGCGGTAGTCGCGGTGCCAGTGTCACCACTGGCGGCCACCATGCAGCGGGAACCCATAGTACCAGCAGGGGCACTTACAGCCAAACCGTTCACGGGGCGACATCTGGTGCCTCGGGAGCTGCGGGATTTAGAGGCAGCACAGTCTCCGGTGGCCATGTGTCCTCCACGGGaagctcttcattttcctcatttgccGGGTGA
- the LOC123503425 gene encoding uncharacterized protein LOC123503425, with the protein MLQHTVLKLVPSEQKQQAELLGASYQGQEVQVEDLQVHQELQRSRVVDHLVLELKILTLRHRVLALQYENIPLSNILSVVVVPQVHLQVLGAPPLLPLPKPVDVQGAAVHLVHPRSPPAEAAQVLALGLELMDLAQVVALPQVQPASPHSGAALVLVLELEHTGLDQVVTAPPNTHLLVLVLLVPLSTLLLDSLHPELVLAQEHLVLALLVPLDSLHQELVLALEQEVEHLVPALLVLRSILLLHSHHLELEQEVEHLALVPVVPPNTHLLHLRHP; encoded by the exons ATGCTTCAACATACAGTGCTCAAGCTGGTTCCTTCGGAGCAGAAACAGCAGGCGGAGCTCCTGGGAGCAAGTTATCAGGGACAG GAAGTTCAGGTGGAAGATTTACAAGTACATCAGGAATTGCAACGCAGCCGGGTCGTGGATCATTTAGTTCTGGAACTAAAGATTCTGACACTGAGACACCGGGTTCTGGCTCTTCAATACGAAAATATTCCACTCAGCAATATTCTTTCAGTAGTGGTGGTTCCGCAGGTTCACCTGCAGGTACTGGGAGCACCTCCATTACTTCCTCTACCCAAACCGGTCGACGTCCAGGGAGCAGCAGTACACTTGGTTCATCCACGTTCACCTCCGGCAGAGGCGGCGCAGGTTCTAGCGCTGGGACTGGAGCTCATGGACCTGGCTCAAGTAGTCGCCCTTCCACAGGTTCAGCCAGCTTCACCTCATTCAGGGGCggcgctggtgctggtgctggaacTGGAGCACACGGGCCTGGATCAAGTAGTCACAGCTCCACCAAACACTCATCTTTTAGTGCTGGTTCTACTGGTTCCACTAAGCACACTTCTACTAGACTCACTTCATCCGGAACTGGTGCTGGCACAGGAACATTTGGTCCTGGCTCTACTAGTTCCACTAGACTCACTTCATCAGGAACTGGTGTTGGCGCTGGAACAGGAAGTGGAGCATTTGGTCCCGGCTCTACTGGTTCTACGAAGCATTCTTCTACTACATTCACATCATCTGGAactggagcaggaagtggagcaTTTGGCCCTGGTTCCAGTGGTTCCACCAAACACACATCTACTACATTTACGTCATCCGTGA